The Argiope bruennichi chromosome 9, qqArgBrue1.1, whole genome shotgun sequence genome contains a region encoding:
- the LOC129984419 gene encoding uncharacterized protein LOC129984419 — protein MGLLKVAFYMAFCLTSCLATYGPDAHYRKDKERHEKVILDSPKIHLDNPRIHLDSAKILVNKPKVIEEGHGNYEEEGLYIEKGHSVHSGHGAPILINGGYGGYGGYGGTKVLNLGGPLLVASSPIYHHDGPILVRRPVIVAKELAPTQDHLEKIHYDRLTLGKGYISGGHGIGLGYGHGPILSGISLGGKGGYGEKAVVYGKGAPVHSLGSGLISFQAYQTPYLIGQPKAILTAGHGHIGGGHGYISGGHGLINGGHGLINGGHGLISGGHGLISGGHGHISGGHGHISGGHGHIGGGHGHIEEIHGGGGYKKY, from the exons ATGGGATTACTTAAA GTAGCTTTCTACATGGCTTTCTGCCTTACATCTTGCCTTGCTACGTATGGACCAGATGCACATTACCGCAAGGACAAAGAAAGACATGAAAAGGTCATCCTCGATTCACCTAAGATCCATCTGGATAATCCACGAATTCATTTGGACTCAGCAAAGATTCTCGTCAACAAACCCAAGGTGATCGAGGAAGGTCATGGAAACTACGAAGAAGAAGGCTTGTACATCGAGAAGGGTCACTCTGTCCATTCCGGCCATGGAGCACCCATCCTGATCAACGGAGGTTATGGTGGATATGGCGGATATGGTGGAACTAAAGTCTTAAACCTTGGGG GACCTCTTCTTGTCGCTTCCTCTCCCATTTATCATCATGATGGCCCCATCCTTGTCCGTCGTCCAGTCATAGTTGCCAAGGAACTCGCTCCAACCCAAGATCACTTGGAAAAAATCCATTACGATCGCCTCACTCTTGGAAAGGGATACATCTCTGGAGGACACGGCATCGGCCTCGGTTATGGTCACGGTCCCATCCTCTCTGGCATTTCTCTGGGCGGCAAGGGTGGATATGGAGAGAAGGCCGTCGTCTACGGTAAGGGTGCCCCAGTCCACAGTTTAGGAAGCGGCCTTATCAGCTTCCAGGCTTACCAAACGCCTTACCTTATTGGTCAACCAAAAGCCATTTTGACCGCTGGACATGGACACATTGGTGGAGGACACGGCTATATTAGCGGAGGACATGGACTCATCAATGGAGGACATGGACTCATCAATGGAGGACATGGACTCATCAGTGGAGGACATGGTCTCATCAGTGGAGGACATGGCCACATCAGTGGAGGACATGGCCACATCAGTGGAGGACATGGCCACATTGGTGGAGGACATGGTCATATCGAAGAAATTCATGGAGGTGGTGGATACAAGAAATACTAA